Proteins co-encoded in one Malus domestica chromosome 09, GDT2T_hap1 genomic window:
- the LOC103441839 gene encoding uncharacterized protein, giving the protein MLRGFRKPKFVTKCKSDIKMTKMRIEAIKKKRSAVQKFLKSDIADLLRSGRDINAYGRAEGLLVEQNMSACYESTESFLGCISTHLPLIQSQSECPEECKEAVRSIMYAAARFADLPELRELRTLFSEKYGNSLEPFLNKEFVERLKSKPLTKETKIQLMHDIAQEFSIEWDSRSLEQKLYTNTPSASDQGQRRCGSPVDSDDDMHKSHKRQDNAFPKRRNQEGDSYDRYKLQSSSEDETTTDVSQSAPKYSSSSVGSTSGDEADTSKMPFYSKFVPPPYYRSRPEKEESSHVERETDHPSDVSVGEDNTKRRSARRGNLKPPPGHGNLGRNDKTRHGEDSDSMDEEKRIMDGLLIHYSRKQSPYESSQMKGSLDDDDAGESTWNRSRKSQREAPSARASSLPPEPTSPIEAPKKHVRAFSFTPDVHVHPKLPEYDELAARIAALRGI; this is encoded by the exons ATGTTGAGGGGGTTCCGAAAGCCGAAATTCGTCACCAAATG tAAATCGGATATAAAGATGACGAAGATGCGGATCGAGGCgataaagaagaagaggagcgcGGTGCAGAAGTTTTTGAAGAGCGACATAGCTGATCTTTTGAGGAGTGGCCGTGACATCAATGCATACGGCAGG GCTGAAGGGCTTCTAGTTGAGCAAAATATGTCCGCCTGTTATGAATCAACTGAGAGCTTTCTTGGATGCATCTCGACTCATCTTCCTCTCATACAAAGTCAGAG TGAGTGCCCTGAGGAATGCAAGGAAGCTGTTCGGTCAATTATGTACGCTGCAGCACGATTTGCTGATTTACCAGAACTCCGTGAGCTCAGAACTCTGTTTAGTGAAAAGTATGGAAATTCCCTCGAACCTTTTCTGAATAAAGag TTTGTGGAGAGGTTGAAGTCAAAGCCTCTTACGAAGGAGACGAAGATTCAGTTAATGCACGACATAGCACAAGAATTTTCGATTGAATGGGATTCAAGGTCTTTGGAACAGAAACTGTATACTAATACTCCATCGGCATCTGACCAA GGCCAGCGCAGGTGTGGATCTCCAGTTGACAGCGATGACGATATGCACAAATCACATAAAAGGCAAGACAATGCTTTCCCGAAGAGAAGAAACCAGGAGGGTGACTCTTATGACAGATACAAGCTGCAGAGCAGCAGTGAAGACGAAACAACAACAGATGTATcccaatctgccccaaaatattCTTCAAGCTCAGTAGGAAGTACATCCGGGGATGAAGCAGATACCAGCAAGATGCCCTTCTACTCCAAGTTTGTTCCACCACCTTACTACAGATCAAGACCTGAAAAAGAGGAAAGCAGTCACGTCGAAAGGGAAACAGATCACCCTAGCGATGTTTCAGTTGGTGAAGATAATACAAAACGAAGATCAGCAAGGAGGGGAAACTTGAAACCACCACCAGGTCACGGGAATCTTGGCAGGAATGATAAAACTAGACATGGAGAGGATAGTGATTCAATGGACGAAGAGAAGAGAATAATGGATGGGCTTTTGATACATTACAGCAGGAAACAGTCACCCTATGAATCGAGCCAGATGAAGGGCAGTCTAGACGATGATGATGCTGGTGAATCAACATGGAACAGAAGCAGAAAATCTCAGCGAGAAGCTCCGTCAGCCAGAGCATCATCTCTCCCACCAGAGCCAACAAGTCCAATTGAGGCACCGAAAAAGCATGTCCGAGCATTTTCCTTCACACCAGATGTACACGTGCACCCAAAGCTACCGGAGTACGATGAACTGGCAGCTCGAATTGCCGCTCTTAGAGGAATATAG